Proteins from one Prevotella sp. E2-28 genomic window:
- a CDS encoding deoxynucleoside kinase — protein MHIAVAGNIGSGKSTLTRMLARHYGWEARFEAVDHNPYLEDYYRDIHRWSFNLEVFFLKERFRDLIEISKSEHTIVQDRSIFEGVYVFMQNNKAMGNLSDRDYETYMELFEQMMTVVRYPDLMIYLRASVPHLVGNIQKRGREYEQTMKLEYLENLNRRYDEFINKMYKGRVMIIEKDELDYQNNPKDFAKIVDRIDSTLFGLFPE, from the coding sequence ATGCATATAGCAGTAGCAGGAAATATTGGTAGTGGAAAGTCAACACTTACTCGTATGCTGGCTCGTCATTATGGATGGGAAGCACGTTTCGAGGCTGTTGACCATAACCCATATTTGGAAGATTATTATCGTGATATACATCGTTGGTCGTTCAATTTGGAGGTTTTCTTCCTGAAAGAGCGTTTCCGCGATCTTATAGAGATTTCGAAATCAGAACATACTATTGTGCAGGATCGCTCCATTTTTGAGGGTGTGTATGTGTTCATGCAGAACAATAAGGCCATGGGTAATCTCTCTGACCGTGATTATGAGACCTATATGGAGCTCTTTGAGCAAATGATGACCGTGGTACGTTATCCAGATTTGATGATTTATCTCCGTGCATCCGTACCTCATCTCGTGGGTAATATCCAGAAACGTGGTCGTGAATATGAGCAGACCATGAAACTGGAGTATCTGGAGAATCTGAACCGCCGTTACGATGAGTTTATTAATAAAATGTACAAAGGGCGTGTGATGATTATTGAAAAAGACGAACTTGACTATCAGAACAACCCAAAGGATTTCGCTAAGATAGTGGATCGTATAGACAGTACATTGTTTGGTTTATTCCCTGAATAA
- the coaW gene encoding type II pantothenate kinase: MGIIIGIDVGISTTKIVGLKNGRVVSPIRITAADQVTSLYGAFGKYLHDNKVELKDVEQVMLTGVGAAYIDEPVYGIPTQKVDEFIADGLGARFESGLSKAIVVSMGTGTSFVQCDGDDIRHIGGLGIGGGTLQGLSRVMLNTRDPKQIQSLAMQGDIHNINLLIGDISTHPLPGLPMNATASLFSKAQYDAPKEDIALGIIVMVLQSIGSAAILSALNSGIKDFVLIGNLTLLPQCKDVYPMLEKLYQVHFHIPKFAEFCTAIGAALAYKKDQK, from the coding sequence ATGGGTATTATAATAGGTATAGACGTGGGCATCAGCACCACGAAGATTGTTGGACTAAAGAACGGTCGCGTTGTGTCTCCTATTCGCATCACTGCTGCCGACCAAGTGACTTCACTCTATGGAGCATTCGGAAAATATCTTCACGACAACAAGGTGGAACTAAAGGATGTTGAGCAGGTTATGCTGACGGGAGTCGGTGCTGCTTATATCGACGAGCCTGTTTATGGCATCCCCACACAGAAAGTAGATGAATTTATTGCCGATGGTTTAGGAGCCAGATTCGAAAGCGGACTATCCAAAGCTATCGTTGTATCAATGGGTACAGGTACCAGTTTCGTACAGTGCGATGGTGATGATATCCGTCATATTGGTGGACTGGGTATCGGCGGTGGCACACTGCAAGGCCTGAGCCGTGTAATGCTGAACACACGTGACCCGAAGCAGATCCAAAGTCTGGCTATGCAGGGAGACATCCATAATATTAACCTACTTATTGGCGACATCTCCACACATCCACTTCCTGGCCTTCCCATGAACGCCACAGCCAGTCTTTTTTCCAAGGCACAATATGATGCGCCCAAAGAAGATATCGCGCTGGGGATTATCGTGATGGTACTTCAGAGCATTGGTTCTGCAGCTATCCTTTCGGCACTTAATTCAGGCATCAAGGACTTTGTGCTCATTGGCAACCTAACCTTGCTTCCTCAGTGCAAGGATGTATATCCCATGCTGGAGAAGCTCTATCAAGTACATTTCCACATACCGAAGTTTGCAGAGTTCTGCACAGCTATCGGCGCCGCACTAGCATACAAGAAGGATCAAAAATAA
- a CDS encoding zinc-dependent metalloprotease, with the protein MLTTTIQASRILVIKTDSIPQDTTVVDTMKAEKKGPKAPVKKNEPKETEYQKLMKKGGTVMDGMFRVRHIEDKYYFEVPDSTLGRYILCVTRFTAVPQNFGQFAGEELTHSTIYFEKRDTSQIMIRQYVLSHLANNKDNISRTLEQSTIDPIVQAFKIIGRNEEKDASLIEVTSLFNSDNNLTSFSSTDKTALKVGGIQKDRTFIDTMKVFPTNIEIATTRTYGASTSRSEASRTGTITMAFNTSMVMLPKEPMRKRLWDERVGYFVNNFVRFSDAQHKTEHESFISRYRLVPKNKKKYLRGELTEPEKQIVYYIDPATPKKWIPYLIQGIEDWNTAFEAAGFKNAITAKVLPEDDPNVSLEDARYSVIRYLPSETENAYGPRIVDPRSGEIIEAHICWYHNVMNLLTKWYMVQCGAVDKRARTMKFDDKLMGELIRFVSSHEVGHSLGLRHNMGASFATPVEKLRDKAWVEKNGHTSSIMDYARFNYVAQPEDNISEKGLFPRINDYDRWAIKWGYQWRPEFKDEYEEKEKLMTETTNILRGNQRLWFGGEGRNEDPRAQTEDLSDNNVKASEYGIKNLKRIMQNLPQWTKQENDQYDDLQEMHKAVTDQFNRYMNHVAKNIGGRFINNMPGAEPYAPVPAVRQREALEYLGRNIFEAPEWLYPANIMSKTGADASATQQTQQTNLLTRLMTPLMLSNISTSDYSIDQYLNDLFAQVWKAPTSSSAFLSKARRQLQRSYVQNLNSILNPSEADLKGALSRNYNSDAMLYVLQNLQKVEEFCQQQKTSVNGIDALHFEDLIREIKLIRDRRTTVK; encoded by the coding sequence ATGCTGACTACTACGATTCAGGCCAGCCGAATCCTTGTTATCAAAACCGATTCTATCCCTCAGGACACAACAGTCGTTGACACGATGAAGGCCGAGAAGAAAGGTCCCAAAGCACCTGTGAAGAAGAATGAGCCAAAAGAGACAGAGTATCAGAAACTGATGAAGAAAGGCGGCACCGTCATGGATGGTATGTTCCGCGTACGCCATATTGAAGATAAATATTATTTCGAGGTTCCCGATTCCACATTAGGACGTTACATTCTCTGCGTCACCCGCTTCACAGCCGTGCCCCAGAACTTCGGTCAGTTTGCCGGTGAGGAGCTCACCCACTCTACCATCTATTTCGAGAAGCGCGACACCAGTCAGATTATGATCAGGCAATATGTGCTGTCACATCTGGCTAACAACAAAGACAACATCTCTCGCACGCTGGAGCAATCAACTATTGATCCCATCGTACAAGCCTTTAAAATTATTGGCCGTAACGAGGAGAAGGATGCCAGCCTCATCGAGGTGACATCACTTTTCAACAGCGACAACAACCTGACCAGTTTTTCAAGCACAGACAAGACAGCGTTGAAGGTGGGGGGTATTCAGAAAGACCGCACGTTTATTGACACAATGAAGGTGTTCCCCACCAACATTGAAATCGCAACGACACGCACCTATGGTGCCAGCACTTCCCGCTCAGAGGCTTCAAGGACAGGAACTATTACTATGGCATTCAACACGTCTATGGTTATGTTGCCAAAAGAGCCGATGCGCAAACGTCTGTGGGACGAGCGCGTGGGCTATTTCGTTAATAACTTTGTACGCTTCAGCGATGCTCAGCACAAAACCGAGCACGAGTCGTTCATCTCGCGCTATCGTCTGGTGCCAAAGAACAAGAAGAAATACCTGCGTGGCGAACTGACAGAGCCCGAGAAGCAGATTGTCTATTACATAGATCCTGCCACGCCAAAGAAATGGATTCCCTATTTGATTCAGGGTATAGAAGACTGGAATACAGCTTTCGAAGCTGCAGGTTTCAAGAATGCCATCACAGCAAAGGTATTACCCGAGGATGATCCCAACGTCAGCCTGGAGGATGCACGCTACTCAGTAATACGCTATCTGCCTTCTGAGACAGAGAATGCCTACGGTCCTCGTATCGTTGACCCGCGCTCTGGTGAAATCATTGAAGCCCACATCTGCTGGTACCATAACGTCATGAACCTGCTGACAAAATGGTATATGGTGCAGTGCGGTGCTGTTGACAAGCGCGCCAGGACGATGAAGTTTGACGACAAACTGATGGGAGAACTCATCCGCTTTGTCAGCAGTCATGAGGTAGGCCACTCTCTGGGTCTCCGACATAACATGGGAGCTTCGTTTGCTACACCTGTAGAGAAATTGCGCGACAAGGCATGGGTAGAGAAAAATGGTCACACGTCCAGCATCATGGACTATGCCCGCTTCAACTATGTGGCTCAACCTGAGGACAACATTTCCGAGAAAGGTCTGTTCCCACGTATCAACGATTACGACAGATGGGCCATCAAATGGGGATATCAGTGGCGTCCAGAGTTCAAGGATGAATACGAGGAAAAGGAAAAACTCATGACCGAAACCACCAATATCCTCAGGGGCAACCAGCGCCTTTGGTTCGGTGGCGAAGGCCGTAATGAAGACCCACGCGCACAGACAGAAGATTTGAGTGATAACAACGTAAAAGCTTCAGAATATGGTATCAAGAATCTGAAGCGCATCATGCAGAACCTACCCCAATGGACAAAGCAGGAGAACGACCAATACGATGATTTGCAGGAGATGCACAAGGCCGTGACCGATCAGTTCAACCGCTACATGAATCATGTGGCAAAGAACATTGGCGGACGCTTTATCAACAATATGCCTGGTGCAGAGCCTTATGCACCTGTGCCCGCAGTTCGTCAGCGTGAAGCTCTTGAATACCTTGGCCGTAATATTTTCGAAGCACCCGAATGGCTCTACCCTGCCAATATCATGTCAAAGACAGGTGCAGATGCCAGCGCCACACAACAGACGCAGCAGACCAACCTGCTGACACGCCTGATGACTCCGCTGATGCTCAGCAATATCAGCACCAGTGATTATTCTATTGATCAATACCTTAACGACCTCTTCGCTCAGGTATGGAAAGCACCTACAAGTAGCAGTGCGTTCCTGTCAAAGGCTCGCCGACAGCTGCAGCGTTCATACGTACAGAACCTGAACAGCATACTCAATCCCTCAGAGGCAGACCTGAAAGGTGCGCTGTCACGTAACTATAACTCAGACGCTATGCTCTATGTCCTGCAGAACCTGCAGAAGGTAGAGGAGTTCTGTCAGCAGCAGAAGACATCAGTTAACGGCATTGATGCCTTGCACTTCGAAGACCTGATCCGCGAAATAAAACTTATTCGCGATCGTCG